One genomic window of Malaciobacter molluscorum LMG 25693 includes the following:
- a CDS encoding response regulator: MSSNLIANRDFNIMIVEDEPILAMAMELNLKKMGLKVSGIATTANNAIVHAQNNYPDIAIIDINLNSKKTGIDVANYLWKSFNIPIIFLTSYYNDNILNQAMESEPYAYLIKPCRNEELKAAINTALHKHQYFFKNKKILNPKDNDFVYLENNIKYNKVLCELYLNDTIFKLTKNEKKLFEILTKDAGKVIGFDTIFNFIWRENVYDLSKLRSLIYRLKNKLGCNPFENYYEEGYKVKVIQKNE, encoded by the coding sequence TTGTCAAGTAATTTAATTGCAAATAGAGATTTTAATATAATGATTGTTGAAGATGAACCTATTTTAGCAATGGCAATGGAATTAAACTTGAAAAAAATGGGTTTAAAAGTAAGTGGAATTGCAACTACTGCAAATAATGCAATAGTTCATGCTCAAAATAATTACCCAGATATTGCAATAATTGATATAAATTTAAATTCAAAAAAAACTGGTATTGATGTTGCTAATTATCTTTGGAAAAGTTTTAATATTCCTATAATCTTTTTAACATCTTATTATAATGATAATATTTTAAATCAAGCAATGGAATCAGAACCTTATGCATATTTAATAAAGCCTTGTAGAAATGAAGAATTAAAAGCAGCAATTAATACAGCTTTGCACAAACATCAATATTTTTTTAAAAATAAAAAAATTTTAAATCCTAAAGATAATGATTTTGTATATTTAGAAAATAATATAAAATATAATAAAGTTTTATGTGAACTTTATCTTAATGATACGATTTTCAAATTAACTAAAAATGAAAAAAAACTATTTGAGATACTTACTAAAGACGCAGGTAAGGTAATAGGTTTTGATACAATTTTCAATTTTATATGGAGAGAGAATGTCTATGATTTATCAAAATTAAGATCTTTAATTTATAGATTAAAAAACAAATTAGGTTGTAATCCTTTTGAAAATTATTATGAAGAAGGATATAAAGTAAAAGTAATACAAAAAAATGAGTAA
- a CDS encoding histidine kinase dimerization/phosphoacceptor domain -containing protein: MSNVFRLKNYSFTTKVIFSFLFIIMIFLATRTVLTIPKVQEENQKQIINNITKNLGLIKKQFNIIGKSIKMQSDLEISLYKEKIVNEIKNIEFKYKNKKELIELIGKNRLINLCSYQINSNIKKIKEQDYFIYNDRYNFDIWKNKKIDKATSFYRKKIIFFYNHKFKNNIILSLSCTKKQLNLNHNSFEKSLKSNIYTNLLDDESLKSEKIAIFWLNPKALENRNEVLYSIKKDNYILSKLSNVKNIPTGKLTINELIKADEKSVILNKVNNKNVFTWVIKLSERKNRYIFLIYTVNKDEIDAMSDAGLSFLLKETLIAISISIFIILLFFRKALLNINTITKVAIKVNQGHKNIRSGVKGEDDIGNLGKAFDSMLDFFENSIKTLDIKVKEKTKKISESLQEKDILLKEIHHRVKNNLALTIGLIELQEEELKDIKTKKALVDIKERIFTMELLHRKLYESKNISFISLKNYVEDLVSVISRSYCNNFDSVDINLEVEDINLNIEKAMPYAIVLNELITNSFKYAFKDNKNPKLNIKISKNETTLTMIVKDNGKGLKDNFEKISDETLGLKLINTIVKFQLFGEIKYFYEDGAKFFITSTLENNT, from the coding sequence ATGAGTAATGTATTTAGATTAAAAAATTATTCTTTTACTACTAAGGTTATTTTTTCATTTTTATTTATTATAATGATTTTCTTAGCTACTAGAACAGTTCTTACTATACCAAAAGTACAAGAAGAAAACCAAAAACAAATAATAAATAATATAACAAAAAATTTAGGATTAATAAAAAAGCAGTTTAACATAATAGGTAAATCTATTAAGATGCAATCAGATTTGGAAATTAGTTTATATAAAGAAAAAATAGTAAATGAAATAAAAAATATTGAATTTAAATATAAAAATAAAAAAGAATTAATTGAATTAATAGGAAAAAATAGATTAATAAATCTATGCTCTTATCAAATTAATTCAAATATTAAAAAAATAAAAGAACAAGATTATTTTATTTACAATGATAGATACAATTTTGATATATGGAAAAATAAAAAGATTGATAAGGCTACTTCATTTTATAGAAAAAAGATTATATTTTTTTATAATCATAAATTTAAAAACAATATAATATTATCTTTATCCTGTACAAAAAAACAATTAAATTTAAATCATAATAGTTTTGAAAAAAGTTTAAAAAGTAATATTTATACAAATCTTTTAGATGATGAAAGTTTAAAAAGTGAAAAAATTGCTATATTTTGGTTGAATCCAAAAGCTTTAGAAAATAGAAATGAAGTGCTTTATAGTATAAAAAAAGATAATTATATTCTTAGTAAATTATCAAATGTAAAAAATATACCAACTGGTAAATTAACAATAAATGAACTTATAAAAGCAGATGAAAAATCTGTAATTTTGAATAAAGTAAATAATAAAAATGTTTTTACTTGGGTTATAAAATTAAGTGAACGAAAAAATAGATACATTTTTCTTATTTATACAGTAAATAAAGATGAAATTGATGCTATGAGCGATGCTGGGTTATCTTTTTTATTGAAAGAGACATTAATTGCTATATCAATAAGTATTTTTATAATTTTACTTTTTTTTAGAAAAGCACTATTAAATATAAATACTATTACAAAAGTAGCAATAAAAGTAAATCAAGGTCATAAGAACATAAGAAGTGGTGTAAAAGGTGAGGATGATATTGGAAATTTAGGTAAAGCCTTTGATTCAATGTTAGATTTTTTTGAAAATAGTATAAAAACTTTAGATATAAAAGTAAAAGAGAAAACAAAAAAAATAAGTGAATCTTTACAAGAGAAAGATATACTCTTAAAAGAGATACATCATCGTGTTAAAAATAATTTAGCTTTAACTATTGGATTAATAGAACTGCAAGAAGAAGAGCTTAAAGATATAAAAACAAAAAAAGCATTGGTTGATATAAAAGAGAGAATCTTTACTATGGAGTTATTACATAGAAAACTTTATGAATCTAAAAATATTAGTTTTATTTCATTGAAAAATTATGTAGAGGATTTAGTTAGTGTAATTTCACGATCATATTGTAATAATTTTGATAGTGTAGATATAAATTTAGAAGTTGAAGATATAAATTTAAATATTGAAAAAGCTATGCCATATGCAATAGTGCTAAATGAATTAATAACAAATTCTTTTAAATATGCATTTAAAGATAATAAAAATCCAAAGCTTAATATAAAAATATCAAAAAATGAAACAACTCTTACTATGATTGTAAAAGATAATGGAAAAGGTTTAAAAGATAATTTTGAGAAGATTTCAGATGAAACTTTAGGATTAAAACTTATAAATACAATCGTAAAATTTCAACTTTTTGGAGAGATAAAGTATTTTTATGAGGATGGTGCAAAATTTTTTATTACATCAACTTTAGAAAATAATACATAG
- a CDS encoding lysophospholipid acyltransferase family protein, translating to MINVEEEIIKKFPKINQNGNFLNKSILTIAKKIVHEDHINDFLTKNSHLKGFEFVDAVLDYFDFDYTVSSNNIQNIPTIGKVVIIANHPLGGLDALCLLKLIGNIRQDVKIVANDFLVGIEALKPLMIPIDNYKMRQSKNDIKAVYEALNNEEAIIIFPAGEVSRASAKGIKDPIWNKGFLNFAINSNAPILPIFIDGKNSKIFYTMSVINKTFSTLLLSHEMFKNKSKNINIKIGEIISNEHIKPKGINKKFLVNLYKKHLYSLKRGKKSYFITQKAIAHPQNRKDLISELKNSKQIGETKDGKKIYLYDYHEDSTVLKELGRLRELSFRKVGEGINKKRDTDKYDIYYRHIILWDENDLEIVGAYRIGDGDFINKNIGVKGFYSNTLFKYHNDFSPYLKNSIELGRSFVQPKYWGTRALDYLWYGIGAYLRQNPHVKYMFGPVSISASFPKVAKDMLIFYYSHYFLGEDIIEARIPYQYSSNIQDLRDIFYMNDRKKDFKILKSSLNAMGVAVPTLFKQYAEICEEGGVEFLGFNIDPDFSDCVDGFILVKIDKLKENQRKRYIG from the coding sequence ATGATAAATGTAGAAGAAGAAATAATAAAGAAATTTCCTAAAATCAACCAAAATGGGAATTTTTTAAATAAATCAATTTTAACAATTGCAAAAAAAATCGTACACGAAGATCACATAAATGATTTTTTAACTAAGAACTCTCATTTGAAGGGATTTGAGTTTGTTGATGCAGTGTTAGATTATTTTGATTTTGATTATACTGTTTCTAGTAATAATATTCAGAATATACCCACAATTGGAAAAGTAGTAATCATTGCAAATCATCCTCTTGGAGGCTTAGATGCACTTTGTTTATTAAAACTTATTGGAAACATTAGGCAAGATGTAAAAATTGTAGCAAATGACTTTTTAGTTGGTATTGAGGCACTTAAACCATTGATGATTCCTATAGATAACTATAAAATGAGACAATCAAAAAATGATATAAAAGCTGTATATGAAGCTTTAAATAATGAAGAAGCAATCATAATTTTCCCAGCTGGTGAAGTAAGTAGAGCAAGTGCGAAAGGAATAAAAGATCCCATATGGAATAAAGGCTTTTTAAATTTTGCAATAAATTCAAATGCTCCAATTCTACCCATTTTTATCGATGGTAAAAACTCAAAAATATTTTATACTATGTCAGTAATAAATAAAACTTTTTCAACTTTACTTTTATCACATGAGATGTTTAAAAATAAATCTAAGAATATAAATATAAAAATTGGTGAGATTATTTCAAATGAGCATATTAAACCAAAAGGAATAAATAAAAAATTTCTTGTAAATTTATATAAAAAACATCTTTACTCTTTAAAAAGAGGTAAAAAATCATACTTCATAACACAAAAAGCTATTGCACATCCACAAAATAGAAAAGATTTAATAAGTGAACTTAAAAACTCTAAACAAATAGGAGAAACAAAAGATGGAAAAAAAATCTATTTATATGATTATCATGAAGATTCAACTGTTTTAAAAGAGTTAGGAAGATTAAGAGAACTTAGCTTTAGAAAAGTAGGAGAAGGTATAAATAAAAAAAGAGATACAGATAAATATGATATATATTACAGACATATAATTTTATGGGATGAAAATGATCTTGAGATAGTAGGTGCATATAGAATTGGCGATGGAGATTTTATAAATAAAAATATTGGAGTAAAAGGATTTTATTCAAATACTTTATTTAAATATCATAATGACTTTTCACCATATCTAAAAAACTCTATTGAATTGGGAAGAAGTTTTGTTCAACCAAAATATTGGGGTACAAGAGCACTTGATTATTTATGGTATGGAATAGGAGCTTATTTAAGACAAAATCCTCATGTAAAGTATATGTTTGGTCCAGTATCAATATCTGCATCTTTCCCCAAAGTTGCAAAAGATATGCTTATTTTTTATTATTCTCACTATTTCTTAGGTGAAGATATAATTGAAGCTAGAATTCCTTATCAATACTCTTCAAATATACAAGATTTAAGAGATATATTTTATATGAATGATAGAAAAAAGGATTTTAAAATTTTAAAATCTTCATTGAATGCAATGGGTGTTGCAGTTCCTACTTTATTTAAACAATATGCTGAAATTTGTGAAGAAGGTGGAGTTGAGTTTTTAGGATTTAATATTGACCCAGATTTTAGTGATTGCGTAGATGGATTTATTTTAGTAAAAATCGATAAATTAAAAGAAAATCAAAGAAAAAGATACATAGGTTAA
- a CDS encoding DUF445 domain-containing protein, with product MNKSFISNFLAFLLIIVGYFLDNNLLLMIGLFAFSGAITNAIAVHMLFEKVPFLYGSGVVESRFEDFKSAIHSLMMNEFFTKENLNKFFEDEISGDNSKFDLSIVLEKTDFTPAFDSLKEAVMNSSFGGMLGMFGGEQALDPLKEPFVEKLKGAIVNISKNETFQNALHQSLKNKDVTDDIYEKVSNIVNKRLDELTPKMVKHIVQNMIKEHLGWLVVWGAVFGGLIGFITTILVG from the coding sequence ATGAATAAATCATTCATTTCAAATTTTTTAGCTTTTTTACTGATTATTGTAGGTTATTTTTTAGATAATAATCTCTTATTAATGATTGGCCTATTTGCTTTTAGTGGAGCAATAACAAACGCTATTGCTGTGCATATGTTATTTGAAAAGGTACCTTTTTTATATGGAAGTGGTGTTGTTGAAAGCAGATTTGAAGATTTTAAATCTGCTATACATTCACTTATGATGAATGAGTTTTTTACAAAAGAGAATTTAAATAAATTCTTTGAAGATGAAATTAGTGGTGATAACTCAAAATTTGATTTATCAATAGTATTAGAAAAAACTGATTTTACTCCTGCCTTTGATTCTTTAAAAGAAGCAGTAATGAACTCTTCTTTTGGTGGGATGTTAGGAATGTTCGGTGGAGAACAAGCTTTAGATCCTTTGAAAGAACCTTTTGTAGAAAAACTTAAAGGTGCAATTGTAAATATCTCAAAAAATGAAACTTTTCAAAATGCGTTACATCAAAGTTTAAAAAACAAAGATGTAACTGATGATATTTATGAAAAAGTAAGTAATATAGTTAATAAACGATTAGACGAATTAACTCCTAAAATGGTAAAACATATTGTTCAAAATATGATAAAAGAACATTTGGGTTGGTTAGTAGTTTGGGGCGCTGTTTTTGGTGGCCTTATTGGATTTATTACGACTATTTTAGTAGGATAG
- the mfd gene encoding transcription-repair coupling factor — MKDIFDFFSKKNDCQLIIVNDDKQAQVASDIVSYYGYEAFVLADFRANFGDDLLSFSEEIQSITKELNGFYNYKKQKKILISPIRTISYAMPKQKCFDTFTINFADTINIEEFKSKLYNWGYYFVDIVTSQSEVSFRGDIVDICPLGSDIGYRISLFDDEVESIRKFDIEDQKSFKEEIESFDISPAFLALDETTFEELNDEVQQVESDAFVKDIHSLGFWYLNDLGEYLPTVMNSYITYEALDELDEVYVFEEKRIAKEKFLQTPIVPKSKDYKEVDVANINDFLTFHEDKQITIISSSEAKIKGFDLDLTNSKINYIIKPYIINVVSNDEVIISLNKEIKKRRKKRVKLVLDELQEGDFVVHEKHGIGKYNGIEPVTVMGAKRDFVIVLYAGDDKLLIPVENLDLIDRYVADGSSYAVVDKLGKGSFAKLKQKVKDRLFAIANDIIKIAAARELVNGIKINTDKQLLIDFQKSAGFEYTKDQVRSITEIFEDLSSGKVMDRLLSGDVGFGKTEVAMNAILAILLDGYQAIFVCPTTLLATQHYQGMAKRFKEYGITMAKLDGKSTTKEKNHIKKGLESGEIQFVVGTHSLLDVKTKDLALVVIDEEHKFGVKQKEKLKALREDVHIFSMSATPIPRTLNLALSKLKGMSSLLTPPHERLGVRTYVKEYSEKLIKEIILREKRRGGQLFYVHNNIASIEAKRSDIEQIVPNIKVEVIHSKIKPADAEKIIDAFENKQFDILLATSIVESGLHLPNANSIIIDGADRFGIADLHQLRGRVGRSDKEGFCYYIVEDKKTITSDAIKRLIALESNSYLGSGTALAHQDLEIRGGGNIIGEAQSGHIKQIGYGLYLKMLEDALATLSGEIKEQNKSVDIKLAISAFISSDYIVEDRVRLELYRRLSKATTKEEVYAIEEEMEDRFGKPDIPTKQFLELILIKIFAINKNIKQISSYEMNITFIKNDDTKDNIKSPSKDDDDIIATTLKYLRK, encoded by the coding sequence ATGAAAGATATCTTCGATTTTTTTTCAAAAAAGAATGACTGCCAATTAATAATCGTAAATGATGATAAACAAGCACAAGTAGCTTCAGACATAGTATCTTACTATGGATATGAAGCTTTTGTGCTAGCAGATTTCAGAGCCAATTTTGGAGATGACTTATTATCTTTTAGTGAAGAGATCCAATCAATTACAAAAGAATTAAATGGTTTTTATAACTATAAAAAACAGAAAAAAATACTTATTTCACCAATAAGAACTATTTCATATGCAATGCCAAAACAGAAATGTTTTGATACATTTACTATAAATTTTGCAGATACTATAAATATAGAAGAATTTAAATCAAAACTTTACAACTGGGGATATTACTTTGTAGATATTGTCACTTCTCAATCAGAAGTTTCATTTAGAGGTGATATTGTTGATATTTGTCCTTTAGGAAGTGATATAGGATATAGAATTTCACTTTTTGATGATGAAGTTGAAAGTATCAGGAAATTTGATATAGAAGATCAAAAATCTTTTAAAGAAGAGATTGAAAGTTTTGATATAAGTCCTGCTTTTTTAGCACTTGATGAAACTACATTTGAAGAGTTAAATGATGAAGTTCAACAAGTAGAATCTGATGCATTTGTAAAAGATATACACTCTTTAGGATTTTGGTATTTAAATGATTTAGGTGAATATTTACCAACTGTGATGAATAGTTATATAACTTATGAAGCTTTAGATGAACTAGATGAAGTTTATGTATTTGAAGAAAAAAGAATTGCAAAAGAGAAATTTTTACAAACACCAATAGTTCCAAAGTCAAAAGATTATAAAGAAGTAGATGTTGCTAATATAAATGATTTTTTAACTTTTCATGAAGATAAACAAATTACAATTATCTCATCAAGTGAAGCAAAAATCAAAGGTTTTGATTTAGATTTAACTAATAGTAAAATTAATTATATTATAAAACCTTATATTATAAATGTAGTTAGTAATGATGAAGTAATAATATCTTTAAATAAAGAGATAAAAAAAAGAAGAAAGAAAAGAGTAAAACTAGTTCTTGATGAATTACAAGAGGGTGATTTTGTTGTTCATGAAAAACATGGTATTGGTAAATATAATGGAATAGAACCTGTTACTGTAATGGGTGCAAAAAGAGATTTTGTAATTGTTTTATATGCAGGTGATGATAAGTTACTAATACCTGTTGAAAATCTTGATTTAATTGATAGATATGTTGCTGATGGAAGTTCTTATGCTGTTGTTGATAAACTAGGAAAAGGAAGTTTTGCTAAATTAAAACAAAAAGTAAAAGATAGACTTTTTGCAATTGCTAATGATATTATTAAAATAGCAGCTGCAAGAGAGCTTGTAAATGGTATTAAAATAAATACAGATAAACAACTTTTAATAGATTTTCAAAAAAGTGCAGGGTTTGAATACACAAAAGATCAAGTCAGAAGTATAACAGAAATATTTGAAGATTTAAGTAGTGGTAAAGTAATGGATAGATTACTTTCTGGTGATGTTGGATTTGGTAAAACTGAGGTTGCAATGAATGCAATTTTAGCAATATTATTAGATGGTTACCAAGCTATTTTTGTATGTCCTACTACACTTCTTGCAACACAACATTATCAAGGAATGGCTAAAAGATTTAAAGAGTATGGAATTACTATGGCTAAGCTTGATGGGAAATCTACAACAAAAGAGAAAAACCACATAAAAAAAGGTTTAGAAAGTGGTGAAATCCAGTTTGTAGTAGGAACTCACTCTTTACTTGATGTAAAAACAAAAGATTTAGCATTAGTTGTAATTGATGAAGAACATAAATTTGGAGTAAAACAAAAAGAGAAGTTAAAAGCATTAAGAGAGGATGTTCATATTTTTTCAATGAGTGCAACACCAATTCCTAGGACTTTAAATTTAGCACTTAGTAAATTAAAAGGAATGAGTAGTTTATTAACTCCTCCTCATGAAAGGCTTGGTGTTAGAACTTATGTTAAAGAGTATAGTGAAAAACTTATAAAAGAGATTATTTTAAGAGAAAAAAGAAGAGGTGGGCAGCTTTTTTATGTTCATAATAATATTGCATCAATTGAGGCTAAAAGAAGTGATATTGAGCAAATAGTTCCAAATATCAAAGTAGAAGTAATTCATTCAAAAATAAAACCTGCTGATGCAGAAAAGATAATTGATGCTTTTGAAAATAAGCAGTTTGATATTTTGCTTGCTACTTCTATTGTAGAATCAGGACTTCATTTACCAAATGCAAACTCAATTATTATTGATGGTGCAGATAGATTTGGTATTGCAGATTTACATCAATTAAGAGGAAGAGTTGGTAGAAGTGATAAAGAAGGTTTTTGTTACTATATAGTTGAAGATAAAAAAACAATTACAAGTGATGCTATAAAAAGATTAATTGCTTTAGAATCAAACTCTTATTTAGGAAGTGGTACAGCTCTTGCTCATCAAGATTTAGAAATTAGAGGTGGTGGAAATATAATTGGTGAAGCTCAAAGTGGACATATTAAACAAATTGGGTATGGATTATATTTAAAAATGTTAGAAGATGCATTAGCTACTTTAAGTGGTGAAATAAAAGAACAAAATAAATCTGTTGATATAAAATTAGCAATTAGTGCATTTATTTCAAGTGATTATATAGTTGAAGATAGAGTAAGACTAGAACTTTATAGAAGATTAAGTAAAGCAACTACAAAAGAAGAAGTTTATGCAATTGAAGAAGAGATGGAAGATAGATTTGGTAAACCAGATATTCCTACAAAACAGTTTTTAGAACTTATTTTGATTAAAATATTTGCAATAAATAAAAATATTAAACAGATCAGTTCATATGAGATGAATATAACTTTTATTAAAAATGATGATACAAAAGATAATATAAAATCACCAAGTAAAGATGATGACGATATAATAGCAACAACATTGAAATATTTAAGAAAATAG
- a CDS encoding FAD-dependent oxidoreductase — protein MIRRDFFKYSIFTAALLTTNSAIASIPNKNRKSKIVICGAGFAGLTCAKNLKQLNNINVTLIEKNNNFSSCPFSNLWLGDVGNISYEDLNYDYYKTIEKNNFNFINEEIIKIDKNKKLVYTTKNIIEYEYLILTLGIDYNYEKIFKNKKKIQECKIKAPAALKPGSEHLALKRMIKNFKSGNFIISIPNGAYKCPPAPYERACIIANYFKENNIKGKVVILDPRDKPAAKPYKFLEAFKKYYKNYIIYKPYSQFKDVDFIKKKITYKNFDENQIEYINKKIDFEEANIIPPNQANSLIKKSNLEVDEMGWAKLKKPTFRSTSSEDIYILGDSQGEYSFAKSAQMANSCAYIVSEEIVSRIKNKSFDYKNNMPGNVCYSMITKNKAVSITHNFKYKDTFIPSYEISEISHDVADAAKGWYFGLINDILEI, from the coding sequence ATGATACGAAGAGATTTTTTTAAATATTCAATTTTTACAGCAGCACTACTTACAACAAATAGTGCAATCGCTTCTATTCCAAATAAAAATAGAAAAAGTAAAATAGTTATTTGTGGTGCAGGATTTGCAGGACTTACTTGTGCAAAAAACTTAAAACAATTAAATAATATTAATGTTACATTAATTGAAAAAAATAATAATTTTTCTTCTTGCCCTTTTTCTAATTTATGGTTAGGTGATGTTGGAAATATTTCATATGAAGATTTAAATTATGACTACTATAAAACAATAGAAAAAAACAACTTTAATTTTATAAATGAAGAGATTATAAAAATAGACAAAAATAAAAAACTAGTTTATACAACAAAAAATATTATTGAATATGAATACCTTATTTTAACTTTAGGAATTGATTATAATTATGAAAAGATTTTCAAAAATAAGAAAAAAATTCAAGAGTGTAAGATAAAAGCACCGGCTGCACTTAAACCAGGAAGTGAACATCTTGCTTTAAAAAGAATGATAAAAAACTTTAAAAGTGGAAACTTTATTATATCTATTCCAAATGGTGCTTATAAGTGCCCTCCTGCTCCATATGAAAGAGCATGTATAATTGCAAACTATTTTAAAGAAAATAATATAAAAGGAAAAGTTGTTATACTTGATCCAAGAGATAAACCAGCTGCAAAACCTTATAAATTTTTAGAAGCTTTCAAAAAATATTACAAAAATTACATTATTTACAAACCATATAGCCAGTTTAAAGATGTTGATTTTATAAAGAAAAAAATTACATATAAAAATTTTGATGAAAATCAAATTGAATATATAAATAAAAAAATAGATTTTGAAGAAGCAAATATTATTCCACCAAACCAAGCAAATTCTTTAATAAAAAAATCAAATTTAGAAGTTGATGAAATGGGTTGGGCAAAATTAAAAAAACCAACATTTAGATCAACTAGTTCTGAAGATATTTATATTTTAGGAGATTCACAAGGAGAATATTCTTTTGCAAAATCTGCACAAATGGCAAATTCGTGTGCATATATTGTAAGTGAAGAGATAGTAAGTAGAATAAAAAACAAAAGTTTTGATTATAAAAATAATATGCCAGGAAATGTATGTTATTCAATGATTACAAAAAATAAAGCTGTTAGTATTACACATAATTTTAAATACAAAGATACTTTTATTCCAAGTTATGAAATATCTGAAATTTCACATGATGTTGCAGATGCTGCAAAAGGTTGGTATTTTGGACTTATTAATGATATTTTAGAAATTTAA
- a CDS encoding Spy/CpxP family protein refolding chaperone: MKRKILAATLATTILTTGLFAYQNNGKQGCEYMNNKNSMYMNKKGSYYKHHGVMGVVQQLNLSAEQKIKIADIMKSNRGKMQTINDAFTKTEFDKNKFIKILSTKRENMIKLKAQMISDIYDILTKEQKEQFKVLLDLKTSRFKG; encoded by the coding sequence ATGAAAAGAAAAATTTTAGCAGCAACTTTAGCTACAACAATATTAACAACAGGATTATTTGCATACCAAAATAATGGTAAACAAGGTTGTGAATATATGAATAATAAAAATTCAATGTATATGAATAAAAAAGGGTCTTATTATAAACATCATGGTGTTATGGGAGTTGTTCAACAGTTGAATTTATCAGCAGAACAAAAGATTAAAATTGCGGATATTATGAAATCAAATAGAGGTAAAATGCAAACAATAAATGATGCTTTTACTAAAACTGAATTTGATAAAAATAAGTTTATTAAAATTCTTTCTACTAAAAGAGAGAATATGATAAAATTAAAAGCACAAATGATTTCAGATATTTATGATATCTTAACAAAAGAACAAAAAGAACAATTTAAAGTATTGTTAGATTTAAAAACTAGTAGATTTAAAGGATAA
- a CDS encoding response regulator transcription factor, with the protein MIKIAMVEDDIQLAELLTQYLKKFNIEVTNFEEPFLALSSLRIHKFDLLILDLTLPGMDGLDVCKEVVEKYNIPIIISSARSDITDKVTALQIGADDYLPKPYDPRELEVRIKTILRRYNKNAEDIEDIKKKIFVLNLEKREITKKGQYIKLTAAEYEVLSLLIKREGFIVTREEIFDNSDLLNHDYENSGSLAVIINRIRQKIEDNSKEPKYLQTIRGMGYKFLQ; encoded by the coding sequence TTGATAAAAATTGCAATGGTTGAAGATGATATTCAACTAGCTGAGTTATTAACTCAATATCTTAAAAAGTTCAATATAGAAGTTACAAATTTCGAAGAGCCTTTTTTGGCTCTTTCTAGTTTGAGAATACATAAATTTGATTTATTGATATTAGATTTGACTCTTCCTGGTATGGATGGACTTGATGTATGTAAAGAAGTAGTTGAAAAATATAATATTCCAATAATAATTTCAAGTGCAAGAAGTGATATAACAGATAAAGTTACAGCTTTACAAATTGGAGCAGATGATTATTTACCTAAACCTTATGATCCAAGAGAATTAGAAGTAAGAATAAAAACAATTTTAAGAAGATATAATAAAAATGCAGAAGATATAGAAGATATAAAGAAAAAAATATTTGTTTTGAATTTAGAAAAACGTGAAATTACTAAAAAAGGACAATATATTAAATTAACTGCTGCTGAGTATGAAGTTTTATCTTTATTAATAAAAAGAGAAGGTTTTATTGTAACAAGAGAAGAAATTTTTGATAATTCAGATTTATTAAATCATGATTACGAAAATTCAGGATCATTAGCTGTTATAATAAATAGAATTAGACAAAAAATAGAAGATAATTCAAAAGAGCCAAAGTATCTTCAAACTATAAGAGGAATGGGGTATAAATTTTTACAATGA